One part of the Hirundo rustica isolate bHirRus1 chromosome 11, bHirRus1.pri.v3, whole genome shotgun sequence genome encodes these proteins:
- the MMP15 gene encoding LOW QUALITY PROTEIN: matrix metalloproteinase-15 (The sequence of the model RefSeq protein was modified relative to this genomic sequence to represent the inferred CDS: deleted 1 base in 1 codon), with protein sequence MAAGRGAPWRAGGRLPPLVVLLVLLAGAAGEEINAEAWLRLYGYLPQPSRRMSTMRSAQTFSAALAEMQKFYGITVTGVLDEETKAWMKRPRCGVPDQFGARMKSNMRRKRYALTGRRWSQSQLTFSIQNYTEKLGRYHSYEAVRRAFRVWEQATPLVFREVAYEDIRQKRKKEADIMVLFASGFHGDSSPFDGLGGFLAHAYFPGPGMGGDTHFDLDEPWTLENADVSGNNLFLVAVHELGHSLGLEHSSNPSAIMAPFYQWMDTENFQLPEDDLKGIQQLYGTADGHPQPTNPLPTVTPRRPGRPDQRPPKPPPPGKPERPPKPGSPDRPDQYGPDICDGDFDTVAVLRGEMFVFKGRWFWRVRHNRVLDNYPMPIGHFWRGLPGDIDAAYERHDGKFVFFKGDRYWVFREANLEPGYPQPLVTYGQGIPYDSIDTAVWWEPTGHTFFFRGDRYWRFNEDTRSVDPGYPKPISVWVGIPPSPKGAFLSPDASSTYFYRGTKYWKFDNERLKTEPGYPKSILRDFMGCHTELVPDPNPRWPDVDRPPFNPDGDGGTEGEEEEEEDEDYNDGDGQPGRDVDVVVQIDEYTRTMSVVMVLVLLVLLLCILGLIYVIVQMQRKGAPRMLMYCKRSLQEWV encoded by the exons ATGGCAGCGGGGCGCGGCGCCCCCtggcgggcgggc gggcgccTGCCGCCGCTcgtggtgctgctggtgctgctggcgggggcggcgggcgagGAGATCAACGCCGAG GCATGGCTGCGGCTCTATGGGTACCTGCCGCAGCCCAGCCGCCGGATGTCCACCATGCGCTCGGCTCAGACCTTCTCCGCGGCGCTTGCCGAGATGCAGAAGTTCTATGGCATCACCGTCACCGGTGTCCTGGACGAGGAGACCAAGGC GTGGATGAAACGTCCCCGCTGTGGGGTCCCGGATCAGTTTGGAGCACGGATGAAGTCCAACATGCGTCGGAAGCGGTACGCGCTGACAGGGCGGCGTTGGAGCCAGAGCCAGCTCACCTTCAG CATCCAAAACTACACGGAGAAGCTGGGTCGGTACCACTCGTACGAGGCTGTCCGACGAGCTTTCCGGGTGTGGGAGCAAGCCACGCCGCTGGTTTTCCGGGAGGTGGCCTACGAGGACATCcggcagaagagaaagaaggaggcTGACATCATGGTGCTCTTTGCCTCTGGATTCCATGGAGACAGCTCTCCCTTTGATGGCCTTGGGGGATTTTTGGCTCATGCCTATTTTCCTGGCCCTGGCATGGGGGGGGACACGCATTTTGACTTGGATGAGCCCTGGACACTGGAGAATGCGGATGTGTCTG GGAACAACCTTTTCCTGGTGGCTGTGCATGAGCTGGGGCACTCGCTGGGCTTGGAGCACTCCAGCAACCCCAGTGCTATCATGGCCCCCTTCTACCAGTGGATGGACACAGAGAACTTCCAGCTGCCCGAGGATGACCTCAAGGGCATCCAGCAGCTCTACG GTACCGCAGATGGGCACCCTCAGCCCACCAACCCTTTGCCCACCGTGACGCCCCGGAGACCTGGCAGGCCAGACCAGAGACCACCTAAACCTCCCCCTCCGGGGAAACCAGAGCGACCACCCAAACCTGGCAGCCCAGACCGACCTGACCAGTATGGCCCTGACATCTGCGATGGGGACTTCGACACAGTGGCGGTGCTGCGTGGGGAAATGTTTGTATTCAAG GGCCGGTGGTTCTGGAGGGTGCGGCACAACCGGGTGCTGGACAATTACCCCATGCCCATCGGACACTTCTGGCGGGGCCTCCCTGGGGACATCGATGCTGCCTACGAGAGGCATGACGGGAAGTTCGTCTTCTTTAAAG GTGACCGGTACTGGGTCTTCCGAGAAGCCAACCTGGAGCCTGGGTACCCACAGCCCCTGGTCACCTATGGGCAGGGCATCCCCTACGACAGCATTGACACGGCTGTCTGGTGGGAACCCACGGGACACACCTTCTTCTTCCGTGGGGACAG atACTGGCGCTTTAATGAGGACACACGCTCAGTGGACCCTGGGTACCCAAAGCCCATCTCTGTCTGGGTGGGCATCCCTCCCTCGCCCAAGGGAGCCTTCCTCAGCCCAGACGCCT CCTCCACCTACTTCTACAGAGGCACCAAGTACTGGAAGTTCGACAATGAGCGTCTCAAGACAGAGCCAGGCTATCCCAAATCCATCCTACGGGACTTCATGGGCTGTCACACGGAGCTGGTCCCAGACCCCAATCCCCGCTGGCCCGATGTGGACCGACCCCCCTTCAACCCTGATGGGGATGGGGGGACTgaaggtgaggaggaggaagaggaagatgaggatTACAACGACGGAGATGgccagccaggcagggatgtGGACGTGGTGGTGCAGATTGACGAGTACACACGCACCATGAGCGTGGTgatggtgctggtgctgctggtgctgctgctctgcatcctGGGCCTCATCTACGTCATCGTCCAGATGCAGAGGAAGGGCGCACCCCGAATGCTCATGTACTGCAAGCGCTCCTTGCAGGAGTGGGTCTGA
- the CFAP20 gene encoding cilia- and flagella-associated protein 20 isoform X2 — MFKNTFQSGFLSVLYSIGSKPLQIWDKKVRNGHIKRITDNDIQSLVLEIEGTNVSTTYITCPADPKKTLGIKLPFLVMIIKNLKKYFTFEVQVLDDKNVRRRFRASNYQSTTRVKPFICTMPMRLDDGWNQIQFNLSDFTRRAYGTNYIETLRVQIHANCRIRRVYFSDRLYSEDELPAEFKLYLPVQNKAKQ; from the exons atGTTCAAGAACACCTTCCAGAGCGGCTTCCTCTCGGTGCTCTACAGCATCGGCAGCAAACCGCTCCAGATCTGGGACAAGAAG GTGCGCAATGGTCACATCAAGCGAATCACGGACAATGACATTCAGTCACTGGTGCTGGAGATTGAAGGAACAAATGTCAG TACCACGTACATCACGTGCCCTGCTGACCCAAAGAAGACCCTGGGCATCAAACTACCTTTCCTAGTGATGATCATCAAGAACCTGAAAAAATACTTCACTTTTGAAGTGCAG GTGCTGGATGATAAGAACGTCCGACGGCGTTTCCGGGCGAGCAACTACCAGAGCACGACTCGGGTGAAGCCCTTCATCTGCACCATGCCCATGCGGCTGGACGACGGCTGGAACCAGATCCAGTTCAACCTGTCCGACTTCACGCGCCGCGCCTACGGCACCAACTACATCGAGACCCTGAGAGTGCAG ATCCACGCCAACTGTCGCATCCGACGGGTGTATTTCTCTGACCGGCTGTACTCAGAGGATGAGCTCCCAGCCGAGTTCAAGCTGTATCTGCCTGTCCAGAACAAGGCCAAG CAATAA
- the USB1 gene encoding U6 snRNA phosphodiesterase 1, whose amino-acid sequence MSAALVGYSSSEEEQEPEEERGDRGGGAQGPPGASAGRPRLPAPAGLPGDPDPEEAVSDDSSRHGGRVRGFPHERGNWATHVYLPYIAQEEFLELLELLVSRARTYVPSLAAMEEFHLSLSQCVVLRYHWIEPFVRSLRERLAAFHRFFCVADQVKVYTNQNKTRTFIGLEISAGHFQLLELVSEVDGVLEEFDLPTFYKDPSFHISLAWCVGDLSGRLEGQCLRELQDIVDGFEESAFLLRIQWEQIRCKSGNKYFSFPLSVSAVFVASSWAISSLSCWLKKSVFVADFILAAGCAAVSIGDSRHPTVANFADFLKTRKKKNLQKP is encoded by the exons aTGAGCGCCGCGCTGGTGGGGTACAGCAGCTccgaggaggagcaggagcccgAGGAGGAACGGGGGGAccggggcggcggcgcgcaGGGGCCGCCCGGGGCCAG CGCCGGCCGCCCCCGCCTGCCCGCGCCCGCCGGCCTGCCGGGAGACCCGGACCCGGAGGAGGCCGTGAGCGATGACAGCTCCCGGCACGGCGGCCGCGTGCGCGGCTTTCCCCACGAGCGGGGCAACTGGGCCACGCACGTCTACCTGCCCT ACATTGCCCAGGAGGaattcctggagctgctggagctgctggtgtcCCGCGCCCGCACCTACGTCCCGTCGCTGGCTGCCATGGAGGAGTTCCACCTGAGCCTGTCGCAGTGCGTGGTGCTGCGCTACCACTGGATAGAGCCCTTCGTTCGCTCCCTCAGGGAGCGCCTGGCCGCCTTCCACAG ATTCTTCTGCGTGGCTGACCAAGTGAAGGTTTACACCAACCAGAACAAAACCAG GACCTTTATTggcttggagatctctgctgggcatTTCCAGTTGCTGGAGCTGGTCTCAGAGGTGGACGGAGTTCTAGAGGAATTTGACCTCCCCACATTCTACAAG GACCCATCGTTCCACATCAGCCTGGCCTGGTGCGTGGGGGACCTGTCTGGCAGGCTCGAAGGGCAGTGCCTGCGGGAGCTCCAG GACATTGTGGATGGGTTTGAGGAGTCAGCATTCCTGCTGCGCATCCAATGGGAGCAAATCCGCTGCAAGTCAGGGAACAAgtacttctccttccccttgaG CGTGTCTGCGGTGTTTGTGGCCTCGAGTTGGGCCATTTCCAGTTTGAGCTGCTGGCTGAAGAAAAGCGTGTTTGTAGCAGATTTCATCCTCGCTGCTGGATGTGCTGCAGTCAGCATCGGCGATTCCAGACATCCCACGGTTGCtaattttgctgattttttaaaaacaagaaaaaaaaaaaatcttcaaaagcCATAG
- the CFAP20 gene encoding cilia- and flagella-associated protein 20 isoform X1, with protein sequence MFKNTFQSGFLSVLYSIGSKPLQIWDKKVRNGHIKRITDNDIQSLVLEIEGTNVSTTYITCPADPKKTLGIKLPFLVMIIKNLKKYFTFEVQVLDDKNVRRRFRASNYQSTTRVKPFICTMPMRLDDGWNQIQFNLSDFTRRAYGTNYIETLRVQIHANCRIRRVYFSDRLYSEDELPAEFKLYLPVQNKAKVS encoded by the exons atGTTCAAGAACACCTTCCAGAGCGGCTTCCTCTCGGTGCTCTACAGCATCGGCAGCAAACCGCTCCAGATCTGGGACAAGAAG GTGCGCAATGGTCACATCAAGCGAATCACGGACAATGACATTCAGTCACTGGTGCTGGAGATTGAAGGAACAAATGTCAG TACCACGTACATCACGTGCCCTGCTGACCCAAAGAAGACCCTGGGCATCAAACTACCTTTCCTAGTGATGATCATCAAGAACCTGAAAAAATACTTCACTTTTGAAGTGCAG GTGCTGGATGATAAGAACGTCCGACGGCGTTTCCGGGCGAGCAACTACCAGAGCACGACTCGGGTGAAGCCCTTCATCTGCACCATGCCCATGCGGCTGGACGACGGCTGGAACCAGATCCAGTTCAACCTGTCCGACTTCACGCGCCGCGCCTACGGCACCAACTACATCGAGACCCTGAGAGTGCAG ATCCACGCCAACTGTCGCATCCGACGGGTGTATTTCTCTGACCGGCTGTACTCAGAGGATGAGCTCCCAGCCGAGTTCAAGCTGTATCTGCCTGTCCAGAACAAGGCCAAGGTGAGCTAG